The following DNA comes from Sinorhizobium mexicanum.
CACGTACCAGCGTCTAGCACCGTTCCCTGCGCTTTGCTTGGCGCAATGGGCAAAACCCACAGATATGAGTTTGTTTACCTTACAGTCAGGCCAAAACCCTGCATCAGCCGGCGCGTGGCGAAATCGGGTTTGCCGGAGGTGAAGATCGCAGGATCCTCGCCGTTGAGCGGCTCGAAGCCATTCGGCAGCGGCACTAGCGAGCGGGCGCGCCGGGCAATCGCCTCTGCCGGATCGAGCCAGTCGACCGGCCAGGGCGCCAGCCGCCGGAAAACATTCGCCATGAAGGGGTAATGCGTGCAGGCGAGCACGACGATATCAGTCTTCTTCCCGTCCCTCTCGACGAAACATGGGGCGATCTCAGCCAGGACCGTCTCGTCCTCGAGTTTCTCGCCGCGAATATACGCCTCCGCCATGCGCGCCAGGTTTTCTGAGCCGACAAGCCGCACATGGCATTGCGACGCAAAGGACTGGATCAGATCGCGTGTATAGGCGCGTTTGACCGTACCGGGTGTTGCGAGAACCGAGACCAGCCCGGAACGCGTCCGCTCCGCCGCCGGCTTGATCGCCGGCACCGTGCCGACAAACGTCATCTGCGGGTAAGCTGCACGCAGATCGGTACCGACGAGCGTGAAGGCGGTGTTGCAGGCGATGATGCAGATTTCCGGGTCGTGCGCGGTGAGCAGTTCGCCGAAGAGCGCGATCACGCGCTCCTTCAAGGCCCCCTCCTCCCAGCCGCCATAGGGAAAACCCGCATCGTCGGCGACATAGATGAAATGCCGCTCCGGCATCAGCACGCGCGTCTCGCGCAGCACCGTCAACCCGCCGATCCCGCTGTCGAAGACGAGTATGGGTTTCAGTTCAGTCGTTGTCACCGCCGCCTTGCACTTTCCTGCTGCGACCCGCCGGCGCGCCGGAGCCGCGCGGATTTTCGCGCGTAAACCGGTCGAGCGAAGAGATGACGCCGCGCAGCACCTGGATTTCGGATTCGGTAAAGGATGGTCTCGTCAGAACAGCGCGGAGATTTTCGACCAATTTCGGCTTTTTGTCGGCGGAGCGGAAGTAATTGCGCGCTTCCAGGGCGTCCTCCAGATGATCGAACAGACCTTGCAGATGTTCCTTGGTCGCCGGACGCTGTGCGATCGCCTGGAACGACGTTTCCTCTTCCGAATCCATGCCGGTCTTCATCCACTCGTACGACATGAGCAGCACGGCCTGCGCGAGGTTCAGCGAGGCGAAGGCCGGGTTGACCGGGAATGTCACGATCTCGTCGGCGAGCGCCACTTCCTCGTTGGTGAGGCCCGTGCGTTCGCGGCCGAAGATGATGCCGATCGCCTCCCCGCCTCTAAACCGCTGGCGCAGTGTCCGTGCCGCGACGATCGGCGAGCGTACGGGCTTGTAGCCGTCACGGTCGCGGGCCGTGGTAGCGTAGACGAAGTTCAAATCCGCGATCGCCTCCTCAAGCGAGCCGTAGAGCTTGGCGCCATCGATAACATGGTCGGCGCGGCTTGCGGCGGAGCGCGCCTTTTCACTCGGCCAACCGTCGCGCGGATTGACGAGGCGCAGTTCCGACAGCCCGAAATTGGCCATCGCGCGCGCCACCATGCCGATATTCTCGCCGAGTTGGGGGTAAGCGAGGATGATCGCCGGACCTTCCGTCAAGAGTTCGCGCTCGCTGTTCGTACCTGCCATTGCCTAAGCCTTCGCCTTCTGTTCGGCGCTTCCCTTGCACAATTGTTCACGAAATTAAAGTCATGCCGGCCTTCAGCCTGCAAGATGACTACACGTCAGCAATGTGAAGGCGCCGCAGAGATATGGAGATCATCTCAAGTCCAAGTTGGGCGTCGTCCCGGGAAATCGGCAAGTGGCGTTCGACAGGCGCTCCCACCCGGCGGGTTTCATAGAAGTAGGCGGCGCCATTCCCTCGGACCTGCTTAGCGATCTTCAGGTTTTCTTCGATCTCGGCGACGAATTGAGGCGCGTCGCCATCGGCCGCCTCCGGCATTCGGCGGGCGAAGATGCGGGCCCAATAGGTGCAGCCCATGAAGACCGCCAGCGTCTGGCGCACTTGGCCCGGCCGCGTGACGAGCTGCCAGGAGGCGCCGAGCGGCTTCGCCGCCGCCGCCAGATCCCTGTATGCGCGATCGAGGGCCTGCGATTGGGCAATCAACGACAAACCCGCTGTACCCTTCTTTGCATCTTCAAGCAGCGCGATCAAAGTGTCGCACCAGCCTTTGATTGCCGCATCAAGGGTGGTCCGCGTCCGCGTCGGAAAAACCAGAAACGCGACCGCCGCGCCGGCGACCGAGCCGATGAGCGTTTCCTCGAGACGCAGTTGCAGTAGGTGCGGCGTCAACACGCCCATCAGGCCGTAGAGAAGCGCGAGGACGATCGAGACGAAGAATGTCATCGTCGCGTAGGACACAGCCAGGAAATAGAAGGCGAGGAAGATGCAAACGGCGCTGAGCGGCAGGATGACGTAGAAATTGCCGGCGACCACTGTGCCAAGCGCGATTCCGACGACGATACCGAACAGCGTGCCCGCCGAGCGCTGCAGCGCCTTGACCGCCGTGTCGCCGCGCGAGCGCGTGTTGGTGAAAACGAGAAACGCCGCCAGAACCGCCCAGAACCAGCGGTCCCGCGAAAGCATCAGCCCGAAGAGCATGGCGATGCCCGTGGCAAGCGTTATCTGGATCGCCGTCCGCAGCGCGGGATCGGATAAGGAAAAACGGAAGCGACTGGTCGAAGGCACGCCGCCGTGAGCAGCCGTCGGTTCCTGCAGGTCGCTTTCGTCGAGCGCGGCGAGGCTCCGCTGGAGCCACCGGCGGACGTCACGAAGCCAAAGCAAGGCCTTGGCCGTCTCGATCTGCTTCAAGTTTGCGCCGTCAAGCCGTTGCACTTCGTCTTCGATCTTCAGGGCGTCGCGCGTCAGCATCGCGTCAACAAGGGTTGCCGGTGCCATTGCCTGAAAGCTGAGGACGATGGCGCTCTCGGCGGCGAGATGGATGTCGAACAGATCGATGACGAGGTCCGAGGAGGCGAGGCCGGGCGCCGGCTCCGGCCGCCGGTTCTCCGTCGGGATGAAGCTCTCGGCCATCAGCACCGCTTCCTTCAGCCGTTCTTCCTGCGTCAGCAAGCGGCGACGGTCGATTTCGGTGAAAACCGGTCTGCGGGCGGTTTCGGCCAGCTCGACGAGGATCTGATCCACCCGTCGTTGAATGCTTGCGGCGGCGCGCATGAGGTCAAGGTAGCGATTGTCGGGAAGAAGGCGGGTTCGCACGAGATGTGCGACGGTTGCGGAGATTGCCGCGCCCATGAAGAGCGCCGGCAACTGGTCAGGCGTCGGGCGAAGATAGGCGCCGATGAAGTAGGACATGAAGGCGAACATGCCGACAGCGAACCAGCGCGGCCCGTAACCCCGTCCGTAGACCGCCAGAAAAATGATCACCAGGAAGATCACGTCGGAGAGGTAGCGGTGGCTTTCCAGGGCCGACGCGAGAGCAACCATTGCGACGCTGGCGAGGACGGCAATGACGCGCGTGATCATCTGTTCATGCGGCGTGCGATCCCTGACGGCGAGTCCGCCTTCGATCGACAGGGAAACGGCAAGGCCGTAGGCCGCCGGCGGTAACGCGGCGACGATGAAGTGGAACGCCATCAGCAGGCAAACAGAAATGACGATCGTGGACGTGATGCGCGATGCCTGCCGAAGCCGGGAAAAGGCCGGATCGTTGGCCAGCAGCCAATCACGCAAACGAAGCCGAAACGTCATGAGGCGCCTTCTGCCTTTCCGCGTAGGGGGCGATGCCGGACGCCACCGTCACCCTCTGCATATCTTCCTGGGCGATCTTTTCAAGGACCGACGCGGGTTCACCAAACGATGCGCGTCCTGCGTGCGGACGGTCCGAGGCTACGGTTCCTTCTCCATCCAAAGTTTCACCGAAGCATGCTTTGCCTTGCCGGTTCACAGTGCTATAGGGCTCTGGATTTCTCCCACCCGGGGGGCATCGCGTGCGATGCTCCGCAAGCTACGAGGCATATCCATGGCAAAGATCAAGGTCGCCAATCCGGTTGTCGAACTCGACGGCGACGAGATGACCCGCATCATATGGCAGTTCATCAAGGACAAGCTGATCCATCCCTATCTCGACCTCGATCTCGAATATTATGACCTCAGCGTCGAGAACCGCGACGCGACCGAAGACCAGGTGACAGTCGACGCCGCCAACGCCATCAAGAAGCATGGCGTCGGCGTCAAGTGCGCGACGATCACGCCGGACGAGGCCCGCGTCGAGGAGTTCAAGCTGAAGAAGATGTGGAAGTCGCCGAACGGCACGATCCGCAACATCCTGGGCGGCGTCATCTTCCGCGAGCCGATCATCTGCAAGAACGTGCCGCGCCTCGTTCCCGGCTGGACCAAGCCGATCATCGTCGGCCGTCACGCCTTCGGCGACCAGTATCGCGCGACGGACTTCAAGTTCCCGGGCAAGGGCAAGCTTTCGATCAAATTCGTCGGCGAAGACGGCCAGACGATCGAGCACGACGTCTATGACGCCCCCGGCGCCGGCGTCGCGATGGCCATGTACAACCTAGACGAATCGATCACCGAATTCGCCCGCGCTTCGTTCAACTACGGCCTCCAGCGCAAGGTTCCCGTCTACCTCTCGACCAAGAACACGATCCTGAAAGCCTATGACGGTCGCTTCAAGGACATCTTCCAGAAGGTGTTCGAAGAGGAGTTCGCTGAGCAGTTCAAGGCGGAGAAACTCTGGTACGAACATCGCCTGATCGACGACATGGTGGCTTCGGCCCTCAAATGGTCCGGCGGTTATGTCTGGGCGTGCAAGAACTATGACGGTGACGTCCAGTCCGATATCGTCGCCCAGGGCTTCGGCTCGCTCGGCCTGATGACTTCCGTGCTGATGACGCCGGACGGCAAGACGGTCGAAGCCGAAGCCGCGCACGGCACGGTGACCCGCCATTACCGCCAGCACCAGAAGGGCGAGGAAACCTCGACCAACTCGATCGCCTCGATCTTCGCCTGGACCCGTGGCCTTGCCCACCGCGCCAAGCTCGACGGCAATGCCGAACTCGCCAAGTTCGCCGACACGCTCGAGCGCGTCTGCGTCGAAACGGTCGAAGCCGGCTTCATGACCAAGGACCTCGCTCTGCTGATCGGTCCCGACCAGCCGTGGCTTTCGACCACCGGCTTCCTCGACAAGATCGACGAGAACCTCAAGAAGGCAATGGCAGCGTAAGCAGGCCAACCTGATAGGACGTCTCGGAACCCGGCCATGCGCCGGGTTTCTTGCCTTTATCGGTCCTTTAGGGTCGACCAACAGCCGGGAATGAGGGCAGCCGCGCCGCGGGGGAACGCTTACGGCACTCGATCATTTCCCGATGGACGTCCCCAACTGTGGGCATGAGCGGATGGACCGAGCGGCACCAAAGCCGGTAAGGCTCGTCGCCTTCGATATAGACGGCACGCTTCTTGGCGATGATGAAGCTGCGAACCGCTTTCGTTCGGCCTGGCAGGCGCTCGATGGACGCAAGAGGCCGCTGCTCGTCTACAATAGCGGCCGACCGATCAACGACATATTGGCGCTCGTGGATGTCGACCAGTTACCGCCGCCTGACTACGTGATTGGCGGCGTCGGTACGATGATGGCCGACGGGCGTAAAAGGAAACGGTTGCAGGCGTTCACCGCGGAGCTTGGCTCTCCCATCGACGTCAAGGCGGTGACGGCGATCATGGAGACGGTGGAAGGCGCAGTGCCGCAAGCGGCCGTTGACCAACATGCCCACAAGGCGAGTTGGTGGTTGCCAGAGGCACGAGAAGCGGAAATCGCTGCCATCGGGCAACGGCTGGCATCCGCCGGATTGGACGTGAAGCTTATCTATTCCAGCAGCCGGGATCTCGACATATTGCCGCGCGCCGGCGGCAAGGGCAGCGCGCTCGCCTGGATCTGCCGGGAGCTTACAGTCGATCTCGGCGAGGTGGTCGTGGCCGGCGACACCGGCAACGACCGCGAAATGTTCGACATACCGCGTGTGCGCGGCGTGGTGGTCGCCAATGCGCTTGCCGAACTGCGCCGGGTCGCCGAGCACGAGCGGCGGCATTTTCTCGCGCGGAATTCGTACGCCGACGGCGTGCTCGAAGGGCTGCGCCACTGGGGCGTCATCGAATAGATTCGGTCCTTCGACCCGCCCCTGCGGCGCCGCGCGTCTTACCAGACGCGCAAGGGACGCCGCAGCACTTATCCTTAAATCGGATAGTCATTTCAGCGGAAGAAAGATTTCCGTAATGAGTTCCGTCGGCGCGACCTCCCGTGGATTGTTGAGATACTTCTCGAACATCACGCTGTCGCGGATTGCCCGACCAGATTGCGGCAACCAGGTCGCGTAGAGCCACTGATAGGCCTTCGGCATGTCGGCGTAAGGCCCCTTGTGGCGGAGCACCGCATAGTGGCCACCCTCGATACTTTGCGGCGTCAGTGGCGCTTCGACCGGAAACTCACCGTGTGTCGTGACGCAGGCAAATGAACGGAGCTTGTCCGTGTCTACGAGTTCGGGGTCGTCCAGATAAATGCCAATCATATCCATGCCCGGTCGGAACAGGTTACGCGAAAATAGCGTCCCATAGAGCGTCTCGAAGGCCTGGCCGATGGCCATGTAGGAGCCAGTGTGGGCCACGCCGACAAGCGCGAGCGTGTCGACTTCCCGTAAGGTGACGTCATACATATCAGGATTTCCTTCTATCAAAGTGGTTTCAAAGGCTTTGTGGCTCCCTTCATTCCTGTAGCGCGCCGGCGGCAGGCGATAGAGGGCCTTGAAAGTGCGATTGAAGGACTGAACATTCGGGTAGCCCGAACGTCGCGCGATTGCTTCGACTGAAAGACTGGTCTGGACGAGATCGGCGGCAGCCTGCTGCAACCGCAGTCTCTTCACCGTCGCGGCCAGAGTTTCTCCATGGACTGCACGATAGACCCGATGCCAATGGTGCGGCGACATGCAGGCAATTTCCGACAGCCTATCGAGATCGAGTTCCTCGTCGAGATGCGCATAGATGTAAGCGGAGACGCGGTGAAGTCGCCTCTCATAGCCCGCCCATGCCGTTTCTTCATTCATGCCGAACCTTTCGCGTTTCGCTTGGAAATCGATAAAGCATAGATGGAATTGACAAATCCTGCGGACATCGAGCGCTCGATTGCAACTGCTTGTTCGGCGGAGCGACTCATATAGTCTGACGGTGTCCAGCACGCGTTGCCCGCCATAGTGGATTCCCGAAAGTCTCGTCGATGCCCGATTCTCTCGTCGCCAAAACGGTAAGCGTCTTTAGAGAAGGATATGGTAGCGCTCGCCTGAAGGCGGACGCCTTTGCCGGGTTGACCGTTGCTATCGTCGCCCTGCCGCTGTCCATGGCCATCGCGATTGCCTCGGGTGTTACGCCTGATCGCGGGCTCTACACCGCGATTGTCGGCGGTTTTCTGGTCTCGCTCCTCGGCGGCAGCCGCGTGCAGATCGGTGGCCCTGCTGGTGCTTTCATCGTGCTCGTGGCTGCCACTGGTGCGAGGCACGGCCTCGACGGCCTGCTGCTGGCTACGGCGATGTCGGGCATCATGCTTGTTGCGGCCGGTTACCTGCGGCTTGGCAACTACATCAAGTTCATCCCCTACCCGGTTACCGTGGGCTTTACAGCCGGGATCGCGGTGATCATCTTCGCCAGCCAATTGCGCGACCTCTTCGGCCTGACACTCAGCGGCCGAGAGCCCGGGCCCATCATCGAGAAAGTCGCGACGCTTGGACTTGCCGCCGGTACGGTCAACTGGGGAGCAGTTCTGACGGCAGCGCTAACGATCGGCATCATTCTCGCGCTGCGCAAGCTGCGACCGCATTGGCCCGGCATGCTGATTGCCGTTGCCGCCGCTTCCGCCTTCGTCGCTCTCCTGCAATTGCCGGCGGAAACGATCGGCACGCGCTTCGGCGGCATTCCGCGTGGCCTTCCTTCACCGACATTTCCGCCTTTCTC
Coding sequences within:
- the murI gene encoding glutamate racemase, with translation MTTTELKPILVFDSGIGGLTVLRETRVLMPERHFIYVADDAGFPYGGWEEGALKERVIALFGELLTAHDPEICIIACNTAFTLVGTDLRAAYPQMTFVGTVPAIKPAAERTRSGLVSVLATPGTVKRAYTRDLIQSFASQCHVRLVGSENLARMAEAYIRGEKLEDETVLAEIAPCFVERDGKKTDIVVLACTHYPFMANVFRRLAPWPVDWLDPAEAIARRARSLVPLPNGFEPLNGEDPAIFTSGKPDFATRRLMQGFGLTVR
- a CDS encoding RNA methyltransferase; amino-acid sequence: MAGTNSERELLTEGPAIILAYPQLGENIGMVARAMANFGLSELRLVNPRDGWPSEKARSAASRADHVIDGAKLYGSLEEAIADLNFVYATTARDRDGYKPVRSPIVAARTLRQRFRGGEAIGIIFGRERTGLTNEEVALADEIVTFPVNPAFASLNLAQAVLLMSYEWMKTGMDSEEETSFQAIAQRPATKEHLQGLFDHLEDALEARNYFRSADKKPKLVENLRAVLTRPSFTESEIQVLRGVISSLDRFTRENPRGSGAPAGRSRKVQGGGDND
- a CDS encoding FUSC family protein, which encodes MTFRLRLRDWLLANDPAFSRLRQASRITSTIVISVCLLMAFHFIVAALPPAAYGLAVSLSIEGGLAVRDRTPHEQMITRVIAVLASVAMVALASALESHRYLSDVIFLVIIFLAVYGRGYGPRWFAVGMFAFMSYFIGAYLRPTPDQLPALFMGAAISATVAHLVRTRLLPDNRYLDLMRAAASIQRRVDQILVELAETARRPVFTEIDRRRLLTQEERLKEAVLMAESFIPTENRRPEPAPGLASSDLVIDLFDIHLAAESAIVLSFQAMAPATLVDAMLTRDALKIEDEVQRLDGANLKQIETAKALLWLRDVRRWLQRSLAALDESDLQEPTAAHGGVPSTSRFRFSLSDPALRTAIQITLATGIAMLFGLMLSRDRWFWAVLAAFLVFTNTRSRGDTAVKALQRSAGTLFGIVVGIALGTVVAGNFYVILPLSAVCIFLAFYFLAVSYATMTFFVSIVLALLYGLMGVLTPHLLQLRLEETLIGSVAGAAVAFLVFPTRTRTTLDAAIKGWCDTLIALLEDAKKGTAGLSLIAQSQALDRAYRDLAAAAKPLGASWQLVTRPGQVRQTLAVFMGCTYWARIFARRMPEAADGDAPQFVAEIEENLKIAKQVRGNGAAYFYETRRVGAPVERHLPISRDDAQLGLEMISISLRRLHIADV
- a CDS encoding NADP-dependent isocitrate dehydrogenase, with the protein product MAKIKVANPVVELDGDEMTRIIWQFIKDKLIHPYLDLDLEYYDLSVENRDATEDQVTVDAANAIKKHGVGVKCATITPDEARVEEFKLKKMWKSPNGTIRNILGGVIFREPIICKNVPRLVPGWTKPIIVGRHAFGDQYRATDFKFPGKGKLSIKFVGEDGQTIEHDVYDAPGAGVAMAMYNLDESITEFARASFNYGLQRKVPVYLSTKNTILKAYDGRFKDIFQKVFEEEFAEQFKAEKLWYEHRLIDDMVASALKWSGGYVWACKNYDGDVQSDIVAQGFGSLGLMTSVLMTPDGKTVEAEAAHGTVTRHYRQHQKGEETSTNSIASIFAWTRGLAHRAKLDGNAELAKFADTLERVCVETVEAGFMTKDLALLIGPDQPWLSTTGFLDKIDENLKKAMAA
- a CDS encoding HAD-IIB family hydrolase, which produces MDRAAPKPVRLVAFDIDGTLLGDDEAANRFRSAWQALDGRKRPLLVYNSGRPINDILALVDVDQLPPPDYVIGGVGTMMADGRKRKRLQAFTAELGSPIDVKAVTAIMETVEGAVPQAAVDQHAHKASWWLPEAREAEIAAIGQRLASAGLDVKLIYSSSRDLDILPRAGGKGSALAWICRELTVDLGEVVVAGDTGNDREMFDIPRVRGVVVANALAELRRVAEHERRHFLARNSYADGVLEGLRHWGVIE
- a CDS encoding AraC family transcriptional regulator, with the protein product MNEETAWAGYERRLHRVSAYIYAHLDEELDLDRLSEIACMSPHHWHRVYRAVHGETLAATVKRLRLQQAAADLVQTSLSVEAIARRSGYPNVQSFNRTFKALYRLPPARYRNEGSHKAFETTLIEGNPDMYDVTLREVDTLALVGVAHTGSYMAIGQAFETLYGTLFSRNLFRPGMDMIGIYLDDPELVDTDKLRSFACVTTHGEFPVEAPLTPQSIEGGHYAVLRHKGPYADMPKAYQWLYATWLPQSGRAIRDSVMFEKYLNNPREVAPTELITEIFLPLK